In one window of Bdellovibrio bacteriovorus W DNA:
- a CDS encoding hypothetical protein (COG1396 Predicted transcriptional regulators) yields MEQNPFSKFYLSAHIRQKREFLGLSSPDIAEALALDQDQYLHMENGELDFSLETLEKLAPILQLQEEDINDLLQFGNIAQANALALQFFEEDTE; encoded by the coding sequence ATGGAACAAAATCCCTTCTCTAAATTTTATTTATCGGCGCATATACGCCAGAAGAGGGAATTCCTAGGCTTATCTTCCCCGGATATCGCCGAAGCTCTAGCTTTGGATCAGGATCAGTACTTACACATGGAAAATGGGGAACTTGATTTCTCGCTTGAGACTCTTGAAAAACTCGCCCCCATCCTTCAGCTGCAAGAAGAAGACATCAACGACCTGCTTCAGTTTGGAAATATCGCTCAGGCAAACGCCTTGGCTTTACAGTTTTTTGAAGAGGACACGGAATGA
- a CDS encoding udpglucose 6-dehydrogenase (COG0677 UDP-N-acetyl-D-mannosaminuronate dehydrogenase) yields MLSKILSKEAVIGIIGLGYVGLPLALRFAEVGFDVLGFDIDESKVCKISDSESYIEHISSRSIQAVSAKFRATSEFKRISEVDAIILCVPTPLNKYREPDLSFVLGTMASVKPFFKRGQVLSLESTTYPGTTEEELRPVIEAAGLEIGKDFYLIYSPEREDPGNPDFTTRTIPKVVGGSTSSCLEVGMALYGQVIDKVVAVSSTRAAEMTKLLENIHRAVNIGLVNEMKIVADKMGIDIHEVIDAAATKPFGFVAYKPGPGIGGHCIPIDPFYLTWKAREYGIDTRFIELAGQVNSSMPNYIMKKIAVALNDKEKSVKGSKVLVLGLAYKKNVDDVRESPSVFLMEKLREDGAILSYSDPHVPQFPKMREHFFDLNSISLDEDSIKSFDCVVLATDHDRFDYELIQRSSSILIDTRGKYRGLYSNVVKA; encoded by the coding sequence GTGTTATCAAAGATTTTATCCAAAGAGGCGGTAATTGGAATTATCGGTTTAGGGTATGTAGGACTACCTCTTGCCTTAAGATTTGCAGAGGTGGGATTCGATGTCTTAGGATTTGATATTGATGAATCGAAGGTTTGTAAGATATCTGATAGTGAAAGTTATATTGAGCATATTTCTTCAAGATCTATTCAGGCAGTTAGTGCTAAATTTCGTGCAACTAGCGAATTTAAGAGGATATCAGAAGTTGATGCGATAATTCTCTGCGTGCCTACTCCACTAAATAAGTATCGTGAACCAGATCTTAGTTTTGTGCTGGGGACTATGGCTTCTGTTAAGCCATTTTTTAAACGAGGACAAGTACTGTCTTTGGAAAGTACTACTTATCCAGGTACCACCGAAGAAGAGTTGAGGCCGGTGATCGAGGCTGCGGGATTGGAGATAGGAAAAGATTTCTACCTTATTTATTCACCAGAAAGAGAAGATCCAGGGAATCCAGATTTTACAACTCGAACTATTCCTAAAGTTGTAGGAGGAAGTACTTCGTCTTGTTTAGAAGTTGGTATGGCTTTATATGGACAAGTTATAGACAAAGTTGTTGCTGTCAGCTCCACAAGAGCAGCTGAAATGACTAAGCTCTTAGAAAATATTCATAGAGCTGTAAATATAGGACTTGTAAATGAAATGAAAATTGTTGCTGATAAAATGGGAATTGATATTCATGAAGTAATAGATGCGGCCGCGACGAAACCTTTTGGATTTGTCGCTTATAAACCAGGTCCAGGCATAGGTGGGCATTGTATACCAATTGATCCGTTCTACTTGACTTGGAAGGCGCGAGAATACGGTATAGATACGCGATTTATTGAGCTTGCTGGGCAGGTAAATAGTTCAATGCCTAACTACATTATGAAGAAAATTGCTGTGGCTCTTAATGATAAAGAGAAGTCAGTAAAAGGGTCAAAAGTTTTAGTTCTCGGTCTCGCATATAAAAAAAATGTAGATGATGTTCGAGAATCTCCGTCAGTCTTTTTAATGGAAAAACTGAGGGAAGATGGTGCTATTTTAAGTTACTCAGATCCACATGTTCCACAGTTTCCAAAAATGCGTGAACATTTTTTTGATCTAAATTCGATCTCTCTAGATGAAGATAGTATTAAGTCTTTTGATTGTGTAGTACTAGCAACTGATCATGATCGATTTGATTACGAATTAATACAGAGAAGTTCTAGTATTTTGATAGATACACGTGGAAAATATAGAGGTTTATATTCTAATGTAGTTAAGGCATAA
- a CDS encoding acyltransferase 3 (COG3594 Fucose 4-O-acetylase and related acetyltransferases): MRNPAITQLKGFLVFLVVFGHVIEGFSSSIAKDWLYNFIYSFHMPAFVAISGFLFKAENAPSKLVKTVLIPFVAYNVIFEISSFTSFGRFTHHFYGGAPHWHLWFLLALFLWKILTPAFMTLRWPLLTSLGLAFLFPTFNADGYLFSLGRILHFFPFFLIGLVFKEKLARGLNSKLSTSSIGIIVFSFVALCFAYRIPTKILYGSYTYSQIPLPKLEGLGYTAASLALGSMGLIFVFYLAPRLRFFQRFGEASLTIYILHAFFVMNLGHELNLKLHGDWLRLPVAGLLALFACWILSTNFIQKLNAFVINGADRLLVKSPISPSKDIASLK; the protein is encoded by the coding sequence ATGCGCAATCCAGCTATTACACAACTTAAGGGTTTTCTCGTATTTCTAGTCGTCTTTGGCCATGTAATTGAGGGCTTCTCCTCGAGCATAGCGAAAGATTGGCTCTATAACTTTATTTACTCATTCCACATGCCTGCTTTCGTAGCAATATCTGGATTCTTATTTAAAGCCGAGAACGCTCCTTCTAAACTCGTCAAAACCGTTCTTATTCCTTTTGTGGCATATAACGTTATTTTCGAGATATCTTCATTTACCTCCTTCGGGCGCTTCACACATCATTTTTATGGAGGAGCCCCTCACTGGCACTTGTGGTTTTTATTGGCTCTTTTCCTATGGAAGATCCTGACTCCGGCTTTCATGACTCTTCGTTGGCCTCTGCTGACTTCGCTTGGTTTGGCCTTTCTCTTCCCGACTTTCAATGCTGATGGATATCTTTTCTCGTTGGGACGAATTTTACATTTCTTCCCATTTTTTCTTATAGGTTTGGTCTTCAAAGAAAAGCTAGCCAGGGGGCTAAACTCGAAGCTATCAACGTCCTCTATTGGCATCATAGTTTTTAGCTTTGTAGCCCTTTGTTTTGCGTACCGAATTCCGACAAAAATACTTTATGGCAGCTACACCTATTCTCAGATACCTCTTCCTAAGCTTGAAGGACTAGGCTATACCGCGGCCTCTTTAGCACTTGGCTCAATGGGTCTTATTTTTGTGTTTTATTTAGCTCCCCGCCTTAGGTTCTTTCAAAGATTTGGAGAAGCCAGTTTAACCATTTATATTCTTCATGCATTTTTTGTGATGAATTTAGGACACGAATTAAACTTAAAGCTTCATGGAGATTGGTTACGCCTTCCAGTCGCGGGATTATTAGCTCTCTTTGCTTGTTGGATACTTAGCACAAATTTTATTCAGAAATTGAATGCATTTGTGATTAATGGGGCGGATCGTTTACTCGTAAAATCTCCAATTTCTCCCTCAAAAGACATTGCCTCACTCAAGTAA
- a CDS encoding glycosyl transferase, group 1 (COG0438 Glycosyltransferase) yields MPFYKNAHSKMRIFNEFLFGMRIRKLFCSEFERPDTIFYSSPSIIASGGAQYLARKLNSKFVLDVRDLWPLTLIEMAGYSLKHPAIRLMQHIEIKAYKAADFVTSNWPYAIDYMATQGVAREKFAWIPNGFSQEEFDDSEELSSEFLECFPKGKFIVGYTGTLGTANALDAIIDAATFLKSKEEIAFVIVGNGRERQELLSKISERKLSNVHYLGGVRKKQVPQVLKLFDICYVGFLNISLYRFGSSLTKLPEYFASGKPILYASSSPFQPVRDANAGVTVEAENSQEIANGILKLYGLSEIERKEMGQNGVRVAHREYEYRSLAKKLESVIF; encoded by the coding sequence ATGCCATTCTATAAAAACGCTCACAGTAAAATGAGAATATTTAATGAGTTTCTGTTTGGTATGCGTATTCGTAAGCTTTTTTGCTCAGAGTTTGAAAGGCCAGATACCATATTTTATTCGTCACCGTCAATAATCGCATCTGGGGGAGCTCAGTATCTGGCGAGGAAGTTAAATTCAAAATTTGTATTAGATGTCAGAGATCTTTGGCCGTTAACGCTGATTGAAATGGCAGGTTATTCTTTAAAGCATCCTGCTATTCGACTGATGCAGCATATTGAAATCAAAGCCTACAAAGCTGCGGACTTTGTAACCTCGAATTGGCCGTATGCGATTGACTATATGGCTACTCAGGGAGTTGCAAGAGAAAAGTTTGCATGGATTCCAAACGGTTTTTCACAGGAGGAGTTTGACGATAGTGAAGAACTTTCAAGTGAATTTTTGGAATGCTTTCCGAAGGGCAAATTTATAGTTGGTTATACAGGTACTTTAGGAACAGCTAATGCGCTTGATGCAATCATAGATGCTGCAACTTTTTTGAAGAGTAAAGAGGAGATTGCTTTTGTTATCGTAGGAAATGGACGGGAAAGACAAGAGCTTCTTTCAAAGATCTCAGAAAGGAAGTTGTCGAATGTTCACTATTTGGGAGGAGTAAGAAAGAAGCAAGTTCCACAAGTTTTAAAGCTATTTGATATCTGCTACGTCGGTTTTTTGAATATTTCGCTTTATCGCTTTGGTAGTTCTCTTACCAAACTTCCAGAGTATTTTGCTAGTGGGAAACCAATATTATATGCCAGTAGTTCTCCGTTTCAGCCCGTACGTGACGCAAATGCTGGGGTGACTGTAGAAGCTGAGAACTCTCAAGAGATTGCCAATGGAATTTTGAAATTATACGGACTTTCTGAGATTGAACGAAAAGAAATGGGTCAGAATGGGGTGCGAGTTGCACATCGTGAGTATGAGTATAGAAGTTTAGCGAAAAAATTAGAAAGTGTCATTTTTTAA
- a CDS encoding UBA/THIF-type NAD/FAD binding protein (COG0476 Dinucleotide-utilizing enzymes involved in molybdopterin and thiamine biosynthesis family 2) produces MPLTISKAIDDFYFERTKRNHFWTQGVEGQTRLKNLKIGVAGLGGMGSNIAEIFARLGVGHFNLADNDVIEVSNINRQVIASIASVGEKKLDTSVKEIINIDPSITLNKFPEGINAKNAEAFVENMDVVINEIDVLHIQEQIHLLNAARKKGIPVYTTLVVGVGIHLYKYSPTSSFTPEDFLGSLLKDSSLENLLAILGHPLPEYMKNSNLNDFIDEIRIRGGIPIFGASCYLGQSLLAIRVLNDLGYIRGGDSAPRTPELPEFLVLDPLTLELKTATVKT; encoded by the coding sequence ATGCCATTAACGATTTCCAAGGCTATTGACGACTTCTATTTCGAAAGAACCAAACGCAATCACTTCTGGACCCAAGGCGTAGAGGGGCAAACTAGACTAAAGAACCTAAAAATAGGAGTTGCTGGCCTTGGAGGAATGGGCAGCAATATCGCTGAGATCTTTGCCCGCCTTGGTGTGGGACATTTTAATCTGGCCGACAACGACGTCATCGAAGTCAGCAACATCAATAGGCAAGTTATCGCCTCCATTGCTAGCGTCGGTGAAAAGAAGCTAGACACGTCCGTTAAAGAGATTATCAATATCGATCCGAGCATTACCTTAAACAAGTTCCCTGAGGGTATAAACGCAAAGAACGCTGAGGCCTTTGTTGAAAATATGGATGTCGTCATCAATGAGATCGACGTTCTACATATTCAGGAACAGATTCACCTATTAAATGCTGCCAGAAAAAAAGGCATTCCCGTATACACGACCCTTGTAGTCGGAGTTGGAATTCACCTCTATAAATATTCTCCAACCAGCTCTTTTACCCCAGAGGACTTTCTGGGATCCCTGCTAAAAGACTCAAGCCTTGAGAATCTTTTGGCTATCCTCGGCCATCCCCTTCCTGAATACATGAAAAACTCGAATCTGAACGACTTCATTGATGAAATTAGAATACGGGGTGGTATTCCTATTTTTGGAGCAAGTTGCTATTTAGGGCAATCTTTACTAGCAATTCGTGTCCTCAACGATTTAGGCTATATTAGAGGCGGCGACTCTGCTCCAAGAACTCCCGAATTGCCGGAGTTTTTGGTTTTAGATCCCTTAACATTGGAACTTAAAACGGCAACCGTAAAGACATAA
- a CDS encoding hypothetical protein (COG2236 Predicted phosphoribosyltransferases) translates to MNYRSFNDLSNDIRTNLYKINSQDFDLIVGIPRSGMIPAYMLSLYLNLHVTDVAGFINNSVLVNGTTRKVKNRLTTAWDAKKVLFVDDSISSGESLQKVLRAIPDELRHRVSTLAIYTDSSLRRDIDFTFEVVSHPRAFEWNIFHRPFSSSICFDIDGVLCVDPTDDENDDGPFYEEFLMNAKPRYLPSYKIFAIVTNRLEKYRLLTEEWLNKHGIQYDYLIMSEYRTADERRLVGNYSKNKANFYKNSKAILFIESDVRQAMEIAAHSGKPVFCTDSNKMYDSNIFSTTLKSPSYLSYKFRKRVMGWIPPAWKRRLKRILGR, encoded by the coding sequence ATGAACTATAGAAGTTTTAATGATTTGAGTAATGATATTAGAACGAATTTGTACAAGATAAACTCACAAGATTTTGATCTAATAGTTGGCATACCGAGAAGTGGAATGATTCCAGCCTATATGCTATCTCTGTATTTGAATTTACATGTAACCGATGTGGCGGGATTTATTAATAATTCAGTTCTAGTAAATGGCACAACTAGAAAAGTCAAGAATAGGCTGACAACTGCCTGGGATGCAAAAAAAGTATTATTCGTAGACGATAGTATATCCTCGGGAGAGTCGCTGCAAAAAGTACTGAGGGCAATTCCTGATGAGTTGAGGCATAGAGTTTCCACCTTAGCAATCTACACTGATTCCTCTTTGCGAAGAGATATCGACTTTACATTTGAAGTTGTATCCCACCCTCGGGCTTTCGAATGGAATATCTTTCATCGACCGTTTAGTTCGTCAATATGCTTTGATATTGATGGCGTTTTGTGCGTGGACCCTACAGATGATGAGAATGATGATGGCCCTTTCTATGAAGAATTTTTGATGAATGCAAAACCGCGGTATCTACCAAGCTATAAAATCTTTGCAATCGTCACAAATAGATTAGAAAAGTATCGCTTGCTTACGGAGGAATGGCTTAATAAGCATGGTATCCAATATGATTATTTAATCATGTCAGAGTATAGAACTGCCGATGAGCGAAGATTGGTGGGTAATTACTCTAAAAACAAAGCCAACTTTTATAAGAATTCGAAAGCGATACTTTTTATAGAAAGTGATGTCCGTCAGGCTATGGAGATTGCAGCCCATTCTGGGAAGCCTGTTTTCTGTACAGATAGTAATAAGATGTATGACTCTAATATTTTTTCGACCACCTTAAAGTCTCCTTCGTATTTAAGCTATAAATTTCGAAAACGAGTTATGGGTTGGATCCCACCTGCCTGGAAGAGAAGATTAAAGAGAATCTTGGGTAGATAG
- a CDS encoding hypothetical protein (COG0382 4-hydroxybenzoate polyprenyltransferase and related prenyltransferases), producing MKNFVCDLDDCLIKTDLLLEQWLKAIKKNPLLIFSSFFWALQGKSYLKLRLASVTSLDPKELPYREELIEKIKAWKKANSGKVILASASPQEWVDRIAGHLGLFDLALGTSEGLNLKGTNKLKAIQSHLQGQDFVYAGDSKADLDIWKHSSDIIAVNPSSLVQSQIRKFNKPADTIFDRKKTTRALIKQLRPHQWVKNALIFLPAIAGHRIFDATIIQTGLIAFVGFSASASFVYVLNDLLDLSADRNHRTKKNRPFASGSLSILWGILLLPALLAVAFGTTLFLPLSYALVILTYLILNLLYSFYLKKMEILDIIILSSMYTLRIFAGSTATGILVSEWLLSFSTLFFFSLACVKRCTEISRSKNKITIDGRGYRQSDYAVVFALGIGAGLLSTLVILLYLQSNDVRALYSNPTILWLSTPVLLYWISLTWLKTSRDMIADDPVVYAIKDRTSWVCLFTLMCILLVAS from the coding sequence ATGAAAAATTTTGTTTGTGATCTTGATGACTGTTTAATCAAAACTGATTTACTCTTAGAGCAATGGCTTAAAGCCATTAAAAAAAATCCTTTACTTATTTTCTCAAGCTTTTTTTGGGCACTCCAAGGGAAGTCATATTTAAAGCTTCGATTAGCCTCTGTGACATCATTAGATCCAAAAGAACTTCCCTACCGCGAAGAGTTGATTGAAAAAATCAAGGCATGGAAGAAAGCTAATTCCGGTAAAGTCATCCTAGCAAGTGCAAGCCCTCAAGAATGGGTAGATCGGATTGCCGGTCATTTAGGCCTCTTCGATTTAGCTTTAGGTACTTCAGAGGGCTTGAATCTAAAAGGAACTAATAAATTGAAGGCGATCCAAAGCCACCTTCAGGGGCAAGACTTCGTATATGCCGGAGACTCCAAAGCCGATTTGGATATCTGGAAACATTCTTCTGATATTATTGCGGTAAACCCATCTTCACTGGTTCAATCTCAAATTAGAAAATTCAATAAACCTGCTGATACAATTTTTGATCGCAAGAAAACCACAAGGGCTCTTATCAAGCAGCTTCGCCCTCATCAATGGGTCAAGAATGCGTTAATCTTCTTGCCTGCAATAGCTGGTCATAGGATTTTTGACGCTACTATTATCCAAACAGGTCTTATTGCTTTTGTTGGGTTTAGTGCTTCGGCTTCTTTTGTCTACGTTCTAAATGATCTTTTAGATCTCAGCGCCGATCGTAACCATCGAACCAAAAAGAACCGCCCATTTGCATCTGGATCTTTGAGCATTTTGTGGGGAATTTTATTACTACCAGCTCTTTTAGCCGTGGCCTTTGGAACAACTCTTTTTCTCCCATTGAGTTATGCACTCGTAATTCTCACTTATCTTATTCTTAATTTACTCTATTCTTTCTATCTCAAAAAGATGGAGATTCTCGACATTATCATTTTATCGTCGATGTATACCTTAAGAATTTTTGCGGGCTCTACTGCCACAGGTATTCTAGTTTCCGAGTGGTTGCTCAGCTTCTCTACACTTTTCTTTTTTAGCTTAGCTTGTGTTAAGCGATGTACAGAAATTTCGCGCAGTAAAAACAAAATCACTATTGATGGTAGAGGGTATCGCCAAAGTGACTACGCCGTTGTTTTTGCGCTAGGTATTGGCGCTGGCCTGCTGTCGACCCTTGTCATTTTACTTTACTTGCAAAGTAACGATGTGAGAGCCCTTTACAGTAATCCTACAATTTTATGGCTATCGACCCCTGTCCTACTGTACTGGATTTCATTGACGTGGTTGAAGACAAGCAGGGATATGATTGCGGATGACCCTGTTGTATACGCAATAAAAGACCGAACAAGCTGGGTGTGCCTCTTCACGCTCATGTGTATTCTTTTGGTGGCATCATAA
- a CDS encoding hypothetical protein (COG3307 Lipid A core - O-antigen ligase and related enzymes), giving the protein MIADGVSLENNQKVMPKFVLWFWRFSWVMFGLSFFTSKSGLSIFSTLLILVSLFYVNWRAFFKEKWLVLFAATVPLGMFLNLFSLGGWESSLKFLGANPWPLLVIPGFYLTQQKRELAFFLWPLSVSLILALLKAGTVFYVDYGLVFNSKTRVYSYFDIGRWGQFLSIATVSLFGLSYPSAQKNRWLMLYYRSLFVLSLLFLVFSNTRAPWVGFFVGMILIIILMKKYLKTIIAVMFICSVVVLSNKEISARVVSIFEVKRDETGVITSEDTSNAGRLHMWKVALDRFPENPFFGTGFKNSETSLIDFLSKQTDNYRNTYTGINFSYNDAHSSYFQSLNEMGLIFFIYYWGILAFYFIFMIRKFLKDRNSNFLISAAVVSANMIVYIFYSSYSSYEVALLSFGMIVGSGTAISPSLHRNGEILSN; this is encoded by the coding sequence ATGATCGCAGACGGAGTCTCTTTGGAAAATAATCAAAAAGTTATGCCAAAATTTGTTTTATGGTTTTGGCGTTTTAGCTGGGTGATGTTTGGACTGTCTTTTTTTACATCCAAGAGTGGTTTGAGTATCTTCTCAACGCTATTAATTCTTGTTTCCTTGTTCTATGTAAATTGGAGAGCTTTCTTCAAAGAGAAATGGTTAGTCCTTTTCGCGGCCACGGTTCCTCTCGGGATGTTTTTGAATTTATTTTCACTTGGTGGTTGGGAGAGTAGCCTTAAGTTTCTTGGTGCAAATCCTTGGCCTTTGTTGGTCATACCAGGGTTCTATTTGACTCAGCAAAAGAGGGAGCTTGCTTTTTTCTTGTGGCCCCTATCTGTGAGTCTGATTTTGGCCTTACTCAAGGCCGGAACTGTTTTTTATGTCGATTATGGATTGGTTTTCAATTCCAAAACAAGAGTATATAGCTATTTCGATATTGGTCGTTGGGGGCAGTTTTTAAGTATAGCTACAGTTTCATTGTTTGGCTTAAGTTATCCTTCTGCGCAAAAAAATAGATGGCTAATGTTGTACTACAGATCTCTATTTGTTCTTTCTTTACTTTTTTTAGTTTTTTCGAATACGCGAGCTCCTTGGGTAGGTTTTTTTGTCGGAATGATTTTGATTATTATACTGATGAAAAAATATTTAAAAACCATTATTGCAGTGATGTTTATTTGTTCTGTAGTTGTACTTTCAAATAAAGAAATCTCAGCTCGGGTTGTTTCAATCTTCGAAGTAAAAAGAGATGAAACTGGCGTAATAACTTCGGAAGACACTTCTAATGCTGGGCGCTTACATATGTGGAAAGTTGCCTTGGATCGATTTCCGGAAAACCCTTTTTTTGGGACAGGCTTTAAGAACTCAGAGACCTCTTTGATAGATTTTTTGTCTAAACAGACGGACAACTATCGTAATACATATACCGGAATTAATTTTAGTTATAATGACGCACATTCAAGTTATTTTCAGTCATTAAACGAAATGGGTCTTATCTTCTTTATATATTACTGGGGAATCTTGGCGTTTTATTTTATATTTATGATTAGAAAATTTCTGAAAGATAGAAATAGCAATTTTTTGATTTCTGCAGCTGTGGTGTCGGCTAATATGATTGTTTATATTTTCTATTCTTCTTATTCGTCGTATGAGGTGGCATTACTTTCATTTGGTATGATTGTCGGAAGTGGAACTGCAATTAGTCCTTCCCTCCATCGGAATGGCGAGATATTAAGTAATTGA
- a CDS encoding putative phosphoglycerol transferase (COG1368 Phosphoglycerol transferase and related proteins, alkaline phosphatase superfamily) gives MIDKLKDEMLFIVGAVLVTVISHLSFSNYFSNQSLGMLLSAILVGYSFRAFFTRLFSLHLMLVAGLIFYGVSNIKYANMGRVIEGRDLLFLGQATDVSDYLPWLHILFAIVLLGSLIFHKPKLKLNFHLVPVFLLLLCGVFFYSKSTKVFANTNSFLQRSVNIHLDFWSAKSNLETNGIFLHLLQTSPTSILPKSGEHSFYAKKATSVKSSMDTPDIFYVICESCFYSEDPNSPFHNSLKKLKDLGLSHFEMVSPTYGGGTSEAEFELLTGLPASGLVGIKYQVYGGSFSMNSKTLPKELLTSGYRTYFMHNTPASHWRRDEVVPKFGFEESYYIDSMSDIGSERWARDKALYNKALEKYKEALQQPASEPVFMNLLAVYSHGGYDSDEQMGVLHFNKKIDVVVNDFIDFYNEINKASAKAHRKAVFIVLGDHKPSLLDAFEAYGEIPLSAIQVGVSGIKTLNNQLTSEEKIAVGKVPVFISGSLKEIISPNTLSLKPFFCLPAYINLLSINSSKSYLESVRFYCDAERPIDMNDDSFLQKIFVQELYSENLFE, from the coding sequence GTGATCGACAAATTGAAAGATGAGATGTTATTTATAGTGGGCGCTGTTTTAGTGACAGTGATTTCTCATTTAAGCTTTAGCAACTACTTTAGCAATCAGTCACTTGGGATGCTTCTTTCTGCCATTTTAGTAGGTTATTCGTTCCGCGCTTTCTTTACGAGACTTTTTTCGCTCCATTTAATGCTTGTTGCCGGGCTTATTTTTTATGGAGTTAGTAATATTAAATATGCCAACATGGGGCGTGTAATTGAAGGGCGGGATTTGCTTTTTTTGGGGCAGGCGACGGATGTTTCTGACTATCTTCCTTGGTTGCACATACTTTTTGCGATAGTTCTTCTTGGTAGTTTAATCTTTCATAAGCCGAAGTTGAAATTGAACTTCCATCTTGTTCCGGTTTTTCTACTACTTTTGTGCGGCGTCTTTTTCTATTCAAAAAGTACCAAGGTATTCGCCAACACGAATTCTTTTTTACAGCGCTCTGTGAACATCCATTTGGACTTCTGGAGCGCCAAAAGTAATCTAGAAACAAATGGCATCTTTCTGCATCTTTTGCAGACTAGTCCCACATCTATTCTGCCTAAATCAGGCGAGCATAGTTTTTACGCTAAGAAAGCCACATCAGTTAAGTCGTCAATGGATACACCTGATATCTTTTATGTGATTTGTGAATCTTGTTTTTACAGTGAAGATCCAAACTCACCATTTCATAACAGTCTGAAAAAGTTAAAAGATCTTGGTCTTTCACACTTTGAAATGGTCTCTCCGACCTATGGGGGTGGGACATCAGAGGCTGAATTTGAGTTGCTGACGGGGTTGCCGGCAAGTGGATTGGTCGGAATCAAATACCAAGTTTATGGTGGAAGTTTTTCCATGAATAGTAAGACTCTTCCCAAAGAGCTGCTAACTTCTGGTTATAGAACTTACTTCATGCACAATACGCCGGCTTCACATTGGCGTAGAGATGAGGTTGTTCCTAAGTTTGGGTTTGAAGAGTCTTATTATATCGATTCTATGTCAGACATAGGAAGTGAGCGCTGGGCCCGAGACAAGGCTTTATACAATAAAGCTCTAGAAAAATATAAGGAGGCACTTCAGCAGCCTGCATCGGAGCCTGTTTTTATGAACTTATTGGCCGTTTATAGTCATGGTGGCTACGATTCTGACGAGCAAATGGGAGTTCTCCATTTTAACAAAAAAATTGATGTAGTAGTTAACGACTTTATTGATTTTTATAACGAAATCAATAAGGCTTCCGCGAAAGCACACCGAAAAGCTGTTTTCATCGTGCTTGGCGATCACAAACCGTCTTTGTTAGATGCATTTGAGGCCTATGGCGAAATTCCTTTATCCGCAATCCAAGTTGGAGTCAGCGGAATAAAAACCTTGAACAATCAGCTGACGTCCGAAGAAAAGATAGCTGTTGGTAAAGTGCCTGTTTTTATTAGCGGAAGTTTAAAGGAAATCATAAGCCCAAACACTCTAAGTCTTAAACCGTTTTTCTGTTTACCGGCCTATATAAATTTGTTATCTATAAATTCGTCAAAGTCTTATTTAGAATCTGTTCGCTTTTACTGTGATGCCGAAAGACCCATCGACATGAATGACGATAGTTTTTTACAAAAGATTTTTGTTCAAGAACTTTATTCTGAAAACCTATTTGAGTAG